A window of Prevotella fusca JCM 17724 genomic DNA:
TGTAAGGATTTTCTAACTGTATGTCCCAATGTGGCAAACCTTTACATGGATAATATAAAAAATGAATTTGCAGATATTGTAATAGCCAATCCTCCATATGTAAGGACACAGGTATTAGGTACAACTAAAGCAAAACAATTAGCTCGTGATTTCAATCTTACAGGACGCGTGGATTTATATTATCCCTTTTTTATGGCTATGACAAATGCTCTTAAAAAAGGAGGCATATTGGGTGTTATTACTTCAAATCGTTATCTCAGTACAAAGAGTGGTAGTGATATTCGAAAATATCTTCTTGACAACTATGAGATAATTGAAATAATAGATCTTGGTGATACAAAACTGTTTGATGCAGCTGTGTTGCCTGCTATTTTTATAGGTAAGAAGAAAGAAACACATTCTCTAACACCCAAAGTTGGGAAATATATGAGTATTTATGAAACTGATAAAGGTGATAAAAGTAAAATAGAGTCCTCTTTAAACGATATTTATAATGTACTAGAATCTGATAAACCCGGTAACTATTTGGTCAATGGACAAAAGTACACTCTTAAAATAGGACTACTTAAACATCCAGCAGATAAGAAAGGGATTTGGCAGATGTCCGATGATAAAGAGAATAAATGGATTGAGGCGATTGATGCACATACTGCATTTCGGATAAAAGATAAGTTCAAGGTTAGAGTTGGTATCAAATCCTGTGCAGACAATGTTTTTATATCTCAATTATGGGATAAGGAAGGATGTAAAATTGAAGAAGAACTTCTTTGTCCTATGATTTCACAAGAGAACATTGAAGCATGGACAATTGATAAAGACTCTATGTTGCAAGTCTTATATCCTCATTATTCAAAGAATGGAAAACGTCAAGTATTTGACAT
This region includes:
- a CDS encoding Eco57I restriction-modification methylase domain-containing protein, which translates into the protein MNNILSEIKKNGATFTPNRLADYLSKKILSTIDPSLSSFTVLDPACGDGSLLSSICKLGGAKITSFIGYDTNEEYLKDARLSMQTIDSENKCNFICKDFLTVCPNVANLYMDNIKNEFADIVIANPPYVRTQVLGTTKAKQLARDFNLTGRVDLYYPFFMAMTNALKKGGILGVITSNRYLSTKSGSDIRKYLLDNYEIIEIIDLGDTKLFDAAVLPAIFIGKKKETHSLTPKVGKYMSIYETDKGDKSKIESSLNDIYNVLESDKPGNYLVNGQKYTLKIGLLKHPADKKGIWQMSDDKENKWIEAIDAHTAFRIKDKFKVRVGIKSCADNVFISQLWDKEGCKIEEELLCPMISQENIEAWTIDKDSMLQVLYPHYSKNGKRQVFDIEKLPLAFHYLQKHREQLEGRNYLMKAGRKWYEYWVPQNPDFWKMPKVVFPDISVRPRFCFDESGAIVNGNCYWMCAQNEEERSLLLLIEGVSNSSVMIRYHDLCFNNKLYSGRRRYLAQYIEQYPIPSPELESSKQIMSLVEKLNNSSDACEKESLASEINNLVKISFGITDCQDT